In Bdellovibrio sp. GT3, one genomic interval encodes:
- a CDS encoding tetratricopeptide repeat protein: protein MSRIQVTWVVRTRSGQVKGPYSTEAILRMIGEGVFSGQEMISKLPDGQWSQISKEPAFYDKLLEALEGVVDVDPKKVQKMEAETVIMKPASSGQTGSSTIPGGPTKESLANISIDKSKTRKVDIYDSPVHAPPTYIPGTVSSNTTTQAAGGGGGSVIDLSNLRNMEKTEIAKTLKLPLIALAAIVLIGVFLLWDTGPSRGDKINLLAPGHSTSQMSGADAKKKLNEAISAMEFDTFESYLEAQNKLVSIVEGSPTNLEVRGLLCVVYRELWPFAKQDAQDFKTIAAVTQSTRAINVVSPYGRVCEAVKLLTSGKFREARGSIEATLDSSEPFSLLPILYAYKAELLEGEKDYNNAVPYFEKATQMWDRWLHPQVMLGKLHMAQNNFNEASQSFRKVLAQNPKHREAKLLMGINEYRGFKKADVAFGLLNSAMESKSAVFPPTEAMGYQVLAEIYVERNEKRKALDAAQEGFRLNPNNSQLRQLVLRLGGSDKVSGGKNQNSELLFLGDQYVRQGDYLAAQAEFKAAFEADPKNGTAAVKAAKALWQLNQSFEAIEWLNKAIKAEPKLVSAYVTQADYLTQRFDFKGATRVLTSAVRFAPNNYEVLRGLSLMEYRRNNMAGAVNYGMRALKAYDGDIDTYILLAKANGALALSIMPLNKKEIERKDAAAKDSVRFATKAVEIDGTNPDAQITYAKMLAATNGVDAGVTYLNELIKRFSYTLDYRIALAEVHKSEDRYSQSKDIYERVVEADQKNKKAWLGLGESYKALGMNDKALKAFLQAAILDPTDGEALFQAGKLYLETSRYDAAIEQFKRVQRLNANYPRTWYYIGRAAFASGDLNGAAEAAKQEKKLNPNVADAYVLAAEVYSARKQFTECAGEYSQAMKLRPQGAEIYVKAAQCYRQSASLEVAEDMLALAAARESGYADIYREQGAIYETRGDIRSAAQAYNKYLGLSPNAPDRAEIENKLNRMGN from the coding sequence ATGTCGCGCATACAAGTCACCTGGGTAGTACGAACACGAAGTGGCCAAGTTAAAGGCCCTTATTCCACTGAAGCCATTCTTCGCATGATTGGTGAGGGTGTCTTTTCGGGTCAGGAAATGATCTCGAAACTGCCAGATGGTCAGTGGTCCCAGATTTCCAAAGAGCCTGCATTCTACGACAAACTTTTGGAAGCACTTGAAGGTGTCGTTGATGTCGACCCTAAAAAAGTTCAAAAGATGGAAGCCGAGACGGTCATCATGAAGCCCGCTTCTTCCGGGCAAACGGGATCGTCCACGATTCCAGGTGGTCCGACGAAGGAAAGCCTTGCGAACATTTCCATCGATAAAAGTAAAACCCGAAAAGTGGATATCTACGACTCTCCGGTGCACGCTCCCCCGACGTATATTCCCGGCACGGTGTCCTCGAATACGACGACTCAGGCAGCGGGAGGCGGCGGCGGTTCCGTAATTGATCTTTCCAATCTTCGTAACATGGAGAAAACGGAAATCGCAAAAACGCTGAAGCTTCCATTGATTGCTTTGGCAGCGATTGTTCTGATCGGTGTTTTCTTGTTGTGGGATACGGGTCCTTCGCGCGGAGACAAAATTAATCTGTTGGCTCCGGGTCACAGCACATCACAAATGAGTGGTGCTGATGCCAAGAAAAAACTCAATGAAGCAATTAGCGCCATGGAGTTTGATACTTTTGAATCTTACCTTGAAGCGCAAAACAAACTGGTTTCCATCGTGGAAGGTTCGCCGACCAATTTGGAGGTCCGTGGTCTTTTGTGTGTGGTTTATCGTGAGCTTTGGCCTTTTGCCAAACAAGATGCGCAGGACTTTAAAACAATTGCTGCTGTTACTCAGTCGACTCGCGCTATCAACGTTGTTAGTCCCTATGGTCGCGTTTGTGAGGCGGTAAAACTGCTTACTTCAGGTAAATTCCGTGAAGCTCGTGGCAGTATTGAAGCGACCTTGGATAGCTCTGAGCCGTTTTCCCTGCTTCCGATTCTGTACGCCTACAAAGCGGAATTGTTGGAGGGTGAAAAAGACTACAACAACGCCGTACCGTATTTCGAAAAAGCGACGCAAATGTGGGATCGCTGGCTTCATCCGCAAGTGATGCTGGGAAAACTGCATATGGCGCAGAATAATTTTAATGAAGCTTCACAGTCTTTCAGAAAAGTTCTGGCGCAAAATCCCAAACATCGTGAAGCCAAACTCTTGATGGGTATCAATGAGTATCGTGGTTTTAAAAAAGCGGATGTTGCTTTCGGCCTGTTGAATTCAGCGATGGAATCAAAGAGTGCTGTGTTTCCTCCAACAGAGGCAATGGGTTATCAGGTGCTGGCGGAAATCTATGTTGAGAGAAATGAAAAAAGAAAAGCTCTGGATGCCGCTCAAGAGGGTTTCCGTCTGAATCCGAACAACTCACAGTTGCGCCAGTTGGTTCTGCGTCTGGGTGGTTCGGATAAAGTCAGTGGTGGAAAAAACCAAAATAGCGAATTGCTGTTCCTGGGTGATCAGTATGTGCGCCAGGGTGACTACTTGGCCGCTCAGGCTGAATTCAAAGCCGCGTTTGAAGCTGATCCCAAGAACGGAACGGCGGCAGTGAAAGCTGCCAAAGCATTGTGGCAACTAAATCAAAGTTTTGAAGCGATTGAGTGGTTGAATAAAGCCATTAAGGCCGAGCCGAAACTGGTTTCCGCTTATGTGACTCAGGCGGATTATCTAACTCAACGTTTTGATTTTAAAGGTGCCACCCGAGTATTAACATCGGCAGTCCGCTTTGCTCCGAATAACTACGAAGTCTTAAGGGGCTTGTCGTTGATGGAGTATCGCCGTAACAACATGGCGGGTGCGGTGAACTACGGAATGCGCGCGTTGAAAGCTTATGATGGCGATATCGATACGTATATTCTGCTGGCGAAAGCCAACGGCGCATTGGCGTTGTCGATCATGCCTTTGAATAAAAAAGAAATTGAAAGAAAAGATGCAGCCGCGAAGGATTCGGTTCGTTTTGCAACCAAGGCCGTGGAAATCGACGGCACCAATCCTGATGCGCAAATCACCTACGCAAAAATGTTGGCAGCCACCAACGGTGTGGATGCAGGCGTCACTTATCTGAACGAATTGATTAAGCGCTTTTCGTACACCTTGGATTACCGAATTGCTTTGGCGGAAGTTCATAAATCGGAGGACCGCTATTCGCAGTCCAAGGACATTTATGAGCGCGTCGTTGAGGCGGATCAAAAGAACAAAAAGGCCTGGTTGGGTTTGGGTGAAAGTTATAAAGCCCTCGGAATGAATGATAAGGCGTTGAAGGCATTCTTGCAGGCGGCAATTCTTGATCCGACGGATGGGGAAGCTTTGTTCCAGGCAGGAAAACTGTATTTGGAAACATCTCGCTATGATGCTGCCATTGAACAATTCAAACGGGTGCAACGTCTGAACGCGAACTACCCTCGCACCTGGTATTATATTGGGCGTGCCGCTTTTGCATCTGGTGATTTAAATGGGGCGGCAGAGGCTGCGAAACAGGAAAAGAAGCTGAATCCGAATGTAGCTGATGCTTACGTTCTGGCGGCAGAGGTTTATTCCGCTCGCAAACAGTTTACTGAATGTGCCGGGGAGTACTCTCAAGCTATGAAGCTTCGTCCCCAAGGAGCAGAAATCTACGTCAAAGCAGCTCAGTGCTACCGTCAGTCGGCTTCTTTGGAAGTGGCAGAAGACATGCTGGCGCTGGCAGCGGCTCGGGAAAGCGGCTACGCGGATATTTATCGCGAGCAAGGTGCGATCTATGAGACCCGTGGGGATATTCGCTCCGCAGCACAGGCGTACAATAAATATCTAGGGCTCTCCCCAAATGCCCCGGATCGTGCTGAAATAGAAAATAAGTTAAACCGAATGGGCAACTAG
- the serS gene encoding serine--tRNA ligase produces MIDIKLLEKKAENGTSYYDEYKQALINRGGTPEILDQIMELNKKRKEMIAQAETAKANQNKLSGEIGKLKREGKDASSLLAEVDTLKGSVKDLEAKAGEADQQVVNLALVMPNKPHSSVPVGASADENKVLKTWGEVPKFSFKAKEHWELGEKLNIIDFERAGKTTGTRFAFLKGAAAQLERSLIQFMMDMHSTRHGYTEMIPPFMVNSNSLTGTGNFPKFKEDVFHLEGSDLYLIPTAEVPVTNYYNGEILDETYLPQSFCAYSPCFRSEAGSAGRDTKGLIRQHQFDKVELMTFCHPDKSYEMHEALTSHAEQVLIDLELPFRRMLLCTGDMGFGSAKTHDLEVWLPGQGAYREISSCSNFEDFQARRANIRFRSLGGKPQFVHTLNGSALAVGRTLVAILENYQREDGSIAVPKALQNYMGGKKEIR; encoded by the coding sequence ATGATCGATATTAAACTTCTGGAAAAAAAAGCTGAAAACGGCACTTCTTATTACGATGAGTATAAGCAAGCGTTGATCAACCGTGGTGGAACTCCGGAAATCCTGGATCAAATCATGGAGCTTAATAAAAAGCGCAAAGAGATGATCGCTCAGGCGGAAACTGCCAAAGCCAATCAAAACAAATTGAGTGGCGAAATCGGTAAACTGAAACGCGAAGGCAAAGATGCCTCTTCGCTTTTGGCGGAAGTGGATACTCTTAAAGGTTCTGTAAAAGATCTTGAAGCAAAAGCTGGTGAAGCTGATCAACAGGTTGTGAATTTGGCTCTTGTGATGCCAAACAAACCACACTCTTCTGTGCCAGTGGGCGCTTCTGCTGATGAAAACAAAGTTCTAAAAACCTGGGGCGAAGTTCCAAAGTTTTCTTTCAAAGCAAAGGAACACTGGGAGCTGGGTGAAAAACTGAACATCATCGACTTCGAACGTGCGGGTAAAACCACAGGGACGCGCTTTGCCTTCCTAAAAGGTGCAGCTGCTCAGCTTGAACGTTCTTTGATTCAGTTCATGATGGATATGCACTCCACTCGCCACGGTTACACTGAAATGATTCCGCCATTCATGGTGAATTCAAACAGTTTGACGGGCACCGGTAACTTCCCAAAATTCAAAGAAGACGTTTTCCACTTGGAAGGTTCTGATCTTTATTTGATTCCAACGGCTGAAGTTCCGGTTACGAATTACTATAATGGCGAAATTCTGGACGAAACTTATCTTCCGCAAAGCTTCTGTGCTTACTCCCCTTGCTTCCGTTCTGAAGCAGGCAGTGCCGGTCGCGATACGAAGGGTTTGATCCGTCAGCATCAGTTCGACAAGGTTGAATTGATGACTTTCTGTCATCCGGATAAGTCTTATGAAATGCACGAGGCTTTGACGTCTCATGCGGAACAGGTTTTGATCGATCTTGAACTTCCATTCCGCCGCATGCTTTTGTGCACAGGCGATATGGGCTTCGGATCTGCAAAAACTCATGATTTGGAAGTTTGGCTTCCTGGTCAGGGCGCATATCGTGAGATCAGCTCATGCTCAAACTTCGAGGATTTCCAGGCTCGTCGTGCGAACATCCGTTTCCGCAGCCTTGGTGGTAAACCTCAGTTCGTGCATACCTTGAATGGCTCTGCTCTGGCAGTGGGCCGTACACTGGTTGCGATCCTAGAGAACTACCAACGCGAAGACGGCTCAATCGCTGTTCCAAAGGCTCTTCAAAACTATATGGGCGGCAAAAAAGAGATCCGCTAG
- a CDS encoding DedA family protein: MSQIIDIILHLDQHLVQWMAYFGPWIYVIMFLVIFCETGLVVTPFLPGDSLLFALGALTTVEGGLNLWILLASLTIAGIIGDTVNYHIGKYLGPKVFDIDSRFFKKQYLIDTQNFYDKWGAFTIVAARFAPIVRTFAPFVAGIGSMKYRKFVTYNVVGAVVWVFTFILAGHFFGNLPIVKRNFHIVIFGVIGISLIPVIWPMVASRFKKA, from the coding sequence ATGTCTCAGATTATCGACATCATTCTGCATCTTGATCAGCATTTGGTTCAATGGATGGCTTATTTCGGGCCGTGGATTTATGTGATTATGTTCCTGGTGATCTTCTGCGAAACTGGCTTGGTGGTGACGCCGTTCCTGCCAGGTGATTCTTTGTTGTTTGCTTTGGGTGCATTGACGACGGTAGAGGGCGGATTGAATCTTTGGATTCTGTTGGCTTCACTGACGATTGCCGGAATTATTGGTGATACCGTCAACTACCACATCGGTAAATATCTTGGGCCGAAGGTGTTTGATATCGACAGCCGCTTCTTCAAAAAACAATATCTGATCGATACGCAGAACTTTTACGATAAATGGGGTGCATTCACTATCGTAGCTGCACGCTTTGCGCCGATCGTCAGAACATTCGCTCCGTTCGTGGCAGGCATCGGCAGCATGAAGTACAGAAAATTTGTTACTTATAACGTTGTTGGTGCTGTGGTTTGGGTGTTTACATTCATCCTGGCTGGACACTTCTTTGGTAACTTGCCGATTGTGAAAAGAAATTTCCACATCGTGATCTTTGGCGTGATCGGGATTTCATTGATTCCGGTTATTTGGCCGATGGTTGCTTCAAGATTTAAAAAGGCCTAA